The nucleotide sequence ATCTTACAATGGCCGCTGCCATaaccagctgggtgctcaatccaatccaatctttgacaatgtctcgacggCGTACTCGCAAGTTATGGTGCACTTTATCCAATGATCTTCAGCAGTCATTTCCTATAGAGTGTGCTGCAGACCACGATGATATTGACactctcaaaaagaagatctGGGAAGAAATCAGGGAAAAAATAAAGAATACCATACCTCACTACAGTGATCTCAAGCTCTACAGCCCTGTGGTGCAACTCAATCATGAAGAGAAGTTCaggattgatgatggtgaatttctacgtccacgccgaatgatcacgaccaacccactcttccctgaaagcaaggatccagatgtggatattgttgttgttgtgagcggagATACCACTAcacggaaacggaagcgctctGAATCACAAGGTGGTGAGAatgattttcttcttcatcatcgccatcatcATTGTTCTTCGATGGTATGACTAATAATTATTGTAGCAACAGAGAGCGACCTCATATGCCCTCGGGAACATACAGTGTCAGAACTTGCGGCCACTTTGGAtgaagtcaatatagtccaTATCCGTGGAACCCCAGCCAGCGGCAAAACACGTCTCTCTGAACTTCTGAGGGACCACTATCgcagagagggaagaaaggctTTTTTGATCACAGACTGGGTAAAACTCAATCCCATGGACCCTTGGGGCAGTTTTGTCGAGCTTGTCAAAAATTGGGATGAAGAACTACAAGATTCTCCCATCACTAGCTTTACCTCAACTTCATCGGAACCAAAACATGATCCCTCTTGGGTTTTGACCACAAACACTGTTATTCTCGTGGATGAAGCACAGAAGACTTACAGTGATACTGTGCTCTGGAACACGATCTTCAAAGCGAGACAGAAGTCTTTCTGTGTGTATAattttcgactatgtcttttctgctcttacggCAGCCCAGGcacaggcccagatcaaacattcttcactccgGTTACCCTTTTCAACAAACAACGCATCTCATTGACGCCACAAAGCCAGCCAGGCTCACCATCCATAGGCTTATTTTAcagcaaagaagagttcaaggatgttgtTTCACGATTGATTAGGTTTCTCTCTAAGCAAAAGGAAAAGttcaattttgatgaaggtgctCTGGACTACATATTTGTGCTGTCAGGTGGTCATCCGGGAGCGGTTGAATCCCTGGTCAATGTAATTTTCGAGGTATGTGCCTAGttatttttttatttttatgtCTCTCCCACCTCCAATGGTGAGGCATGATGAGAAGCTTAATCTAAGTCGGGAAGCTCACAATTTCAGAACTACCGCTGTGACATCAAGCATAGACATCTTAGAAtcttgacagaagatcatgtcatctggttcctggaggacaccGCCAGGGTCTTTGACAAGCTTAGTAGAGAGTCAGTTGATCGCTCTTTCCCTCGTATAGAGAGGTGCACAAGCGAGGTTTCAAACATATTGAACAAAATTACAGAGGAAGGAagtgttccatttgatctCAATGATGCAGACATCAGGTTCTGTTATCAGAatggttggattcacagggtagctctggatggtgatgatattgcagttctgccatcacgcttacatgaaaagtaagTCTCACATGCCCCTATTATTTTTCCattctgaccatcttagatacattgaatatttgattggcacaatgtcaaaacccctgcctgccagatttgactcactacagaaattatgcaaagagattctcagcaaattctccatcatgaacttgaggaactcagctgagggcaaaaagatGTCAACTGcgtcacaacccagacctgtggaagcACAGTATCAAGCTGAATTCTACAGGGGATTTGTCCATAcagcagggcaaggtgtaccgatatccactgaatggtcaagaaccagggatggtcgagtggatttctatattccagaaaagaaatgggctaTTGAGTTGTTGAGAGATCATATTGAAGTCAATGagcatatctctcgattcaaggagggtggaaaatatcatccctggctgaaggagaaaatggtcaaggattggatcataattgactgtgcgacttctttaccaaccaaaggtgtgttcTTACCCATTGTTTAGTTTAATTTATTTTACTAACAACTTGATAGAGTTCTCGGAGCCTAAGCTGTGGCATGCTGTGTTTgccaatgattattctgtaTTGCAGCTACATAACCATCAGAAAGCTCTtatgatgtctgtgcatctaaagaattgacaagaagcagggatgatatggctattATACTGTTTACTTGCGTCTGTCTTTTTCTGTACTGTCTTTGTTAGCTGTAGCCAACTTTTCAACTAgcaagcaatcagatgaattcacctggcttctctgcctttgtccttgtggcttcttcttttatttcctctccagggccgatattctcgtcttaAGGCTACCTAGTTTAGATTGATAATAGTATCTCGTTTCATCTACTAGACCGAGCCCGTGGCAACCAGGAAATACTCTTAGAGTCGCAGGTGAGTCGATGGATGAGAAGGTAGATTTATAGACCTGTATCTGGAAGTGAATATAAATAATGGCTTGATCCCGGGCTCTTCTCATTTTTGGTGTTTACGTGAAAGTTTTTGTGGGAGCTGGGAGAGGAGTCGCTACCTTGCTCATCGGTATGTCTTTAATGTTGTGAGCAGGAGAAACTAATTAGACCAGCCACTATAACAATATGGCCAGTGTGGCCGGCCATCTCACGGTATGATGCTGTGAGAGATCCTGGACATAGCATCGGTATGCTATAGCCAGATAAGTTGACCGTGTAGATAGACGTTTGTCTAAATTTTGAGACGGTGTCGCACATGTTGGTGCTAGTGAGTACTCAAGGCCATCATTGCCAGCGCAAACATCAAAGATGCGATATATGTTGGCTGGTGCCGTGGTATTCTGGGCGTACTCCATCAAAGTTCATATTGGAGCCTGTATGCATACGAATTGAGAGATTGTAAAGTGTCGTGGTATAATTTCGTATCCCGATATTCCGATcttgagaagaagaggatctCAGTATCTGGCCTCCgtgaaaagggaaaagacaTAAGAGCACAAACAAGTGAAAGAAGCCAGATCTAGATAAAATGAATTTGCCAAATCAGGCGACATTTCTAGGCTTCTACACGGGCAGGCACCAACTCTGCTTCTCTCCTCTTTTTATCATTGTCACTACGAAAGATCCCCACATCACCATCGCCATCAAAATGTCTACAGAATCAATAATAACACCATCAGCCAGTCGCCATCCATCCCTTCACCATCTCAGCCCCCAAGTCCTCGCCGATGTTATAGTGTAAGCTGCACGTCTTGCTATACGATCTCACCAACTTCTTTACCGACTCCGCCTCCCATGCCAGCCTGGACTCCGTTGTCGATTTTTTATATATAGGCTAGTCCTATTTCCCCCTCGACGAGGCCAGCACTATCAAGAATATACATCTATTCTCCGCTACCACCGCCACCGATGGCACTGCTGCTACTCCCACCGCTGAcaataccaccagcaccaacaCGGAAGGGCCAAGACAAGACGGGAGGAAAGACTGGTAGAGGGCATCCAGGACGAAGTGGGGGCGCTTCTAGAGCGCAGGGATGAGAAATGTGTTGCGAGTGGGACTTCCGGGTGTGCGTCGCCTACGATCTGGCGCATCTTCTCGCTGGGCTGGAGAAAATACGGGGTTTGTGTGGCTGGTCAAGGAAAAGGGCCTTGAACTAGGTCAGGAGCGGTGGGAggggctgaagaagaagcggaagAAGCGTTGAGTTAGATTGGATTGACAGTGCAAGTAGTACACTATGCTATTTACTTTCATTTTCGAGTATATCCGCGTAACTGTTCAATGACTGGCCTACGAGGCTCACCATCTCCCATATATAATCTGCCGTAAACAACCTCGCCCATAGCCTGGTCACCGTGGCACTAAGCCTCGTGTTATTCTCCAACAACCAGTCGCGTGACGCCTCATGTTTTGTCTCCAGCGCCATCTCGATAACAAAATCCAGCAGCTTGGCTTCTTGCTCCGTCAATCCACCAGGGTACATTCCTGGAGCAGTGGCAACCTCGAGCCATTTAGCAAGGAGTACGGCGCACTCTAATGAGCACAGGGCGTGCTGGTTCGACCAGAGAACGACCTGCGTGTGCGCGACGAAGTTGATACCCAATTTAATCGGGGTGCTTAGTGCGTGTGCGCAGTGTAGCGCTGCGCGGGTGAGTCGCTCACTGCGCTGCACGCAGACATTATCGCGGAGTGACTGCGCGATTTGCCTTGGATTCCACGTCTTCAGTTGCCGCGCGGAGCTGAAGTCCACATTTAAACGAATGTATGCAGATCGCAGTAGAGCAGCTGAGGTAAAAGATAAAGGACCATGAGGGCTCATAGGGTCGATCGAGGATTCCTGGTTACGTTCCCAGCATTGGCACCAACGTTCAAGTGCTTGTTCGAAGGCGACTATTTCCGTGGGAGAAAGCGACTGGCTCCGCGATCCGGGCATGCGGCATGTTTTTTGCATGGACCAGATATTCTGGATGATGGCGTGGATGAGCACATAGCCGCCGAGTGAGGTGAAACTTTCTAGAGCTCCTCGCTCTTCGTTTCCACCGGGGTTGCGGCAGAATAGAGACCACAAGGCGTTCTGGAACTTGGGCTCGTTTTTGCGCTGACGGCACTCTTCTTGCCAGAGGGCGGCGTTGCTCGCTTGCCATTCGCCTTCAGTGCACGGGAGGTCTAACTGAATTTCTTCTGTTAGAATCATTGGAGGGAGATCGAAGACGATGGTCTGAATATTGAAGAAACAAAACACGATCAACTTCGTCCGCTTTACGCGTTCTCGCTGAATCCAACTCTCCCACGAGCCATCCGAATCAGGTAAATAGTTCAATCCGCCTTGTCGTGCTAGCGTCTCCATAAAGCTCCGGATATACAGTGCTTCTTGGAACGGTGGATTGTGCTCAAACCACATGGAGACGGATGTAAGAAGCAGCAGCGACTGAACTGTCTCCAATAGGTTTTGGTCATCCTGGGAGGTTACCTTAGATGACTGAAACTGTCGTCGTATGTGCTCCAAGGTTACGACCTTGGCTACCTGGTACAGACTATTGCTTGTATCGGGTTCACGACAGTACCGCGCACCCAGTGCCGCCATTGATAGAAATAGCGGCAGTGTCATAGCATCAATGCTGAATGTCGGAATATGCATGAACGGGTAATGGTCGTGAAAACCAATAAAGTAACCAGTAACGCATCTTGATAATGCATGCCGTGATGGAATAGACGGATTAGGAGGGAGTACATTCGCGTAATCCCGCAGCGATGCAACAATCCGATCTCGATATTGCGCCGTCACCGGCACAAAGTCCTTCGGCTGACGAGCCTTGTTGTGCTGAAGGGATGACCCCTCCGGCTGAAGAGACGGTAGATGTGTGCCATGTCGGGGAAGCACCGATCTAGACGGCGTGGGGGCATCGTTGGCCGCTGCACTGTCTTTTTCAGACGACACATTCGGTACATAATCTAAAGGTGAGTGCAGATTGTTATGATCGCCGGTCGTGAAAACCGGGAAGAAAGGGAGGGGTTGATAAGCCACGGAGAAGGGATGACTAGGAAGGGAAATGCTATCCAGGAAGGAGGTGAAGTCATCCCCATCGTACAAAGACGACGGACCCATTGCATTGAATGGGTCATTcagtgctgctgctgcacccTCGGCAGGAGCGTTGGTCATGGGCTGAAACGGGCCATGAGTGCCCGATATTGCGGATTGCTCCTCTGTCAACGGAGTAGTCGTCGTTGGCGTGATAGGAGCTGCTGTAACATCGTGATGATTGACGGGCCCCTCTGACGGCGAGTGGGATAAACGGATATGACGAGCCAACAGATCCCTACAAGGAGATCTTAGCGTGAGTGATATACAGGAGGCGAAAATGCGAAGAGAGGGAGAAagcaggaaaaaaaaaaaaaaaaagagagagagagagagactAACTTGCGCGTAAAAGATTTCGGACAGTCGTTACACACAAAAGGTTTCTCTTTGGTATCTGGAAAACCCCTAGTCAATCCTGGTGCTGATCATGCATAAACGGGTGCCCACGGGAAGACCCGGCGAACAGAAGTGGACATACGCGAACGATCATGACGTTGTAAATGCTCTAGCCGAGCAAAAGAGCGCGAACATCGCTGGCACTGATAGGACCTAGCAGCTTTGACCATTGTGGCATCACCCGGCGTGGGCATTCATTGCGGAGAGGCCAGATGTGGCGAGCGAGTGGAGAAGAGAACCCGGATTTGGGAAATCGTCagagaacaagaaaaagTGTTTCGGGAGACGGCCAGAACTACGATGTGCATGCAGCCGGCGTGAATCTGCCGCCGTGGATGTGGTCAGTTTGTAGACACAGGGCAGGCACAGGCCAATCTGAAGCAGTAGAGGGAGCATCATCGGCGCTGCAGGGGAAATCTAACGAACTTTGGTGCGGTGCCTCGGGACGAGTCACTCTCTTGCAGTAGCCGAGACACGTGAGATTTTCGCATCGAGGCAGATGCCTTACAGGGCAGCAGCTGTCGCAGCACCTATAGATCTATCTTTGCTATTATGCAAAGATATTCATATACCGTGGATTTGTCACTTCAATTCTAGATCACAAATAGCCCTGACAAAGATGAGTCACGGCGGAGTTTGGACATTCCTCCGTCCCCAAAAAGTCGCACTTCTCTCCGAATTGGGGATTTTCAGTCCCAGTGGAGATTCCGAATGCTGGAGGCAAAACCGAAAACAGATCGAAGTCTATGAAAACACTCAGCTTTCATCTTCCGAT is from Aspergillus chevalieri M1 DNA, chromosome 8, nearly complete sequence and encodes:
- a CDS encoding ATP-binding protein (COG:S;~EggNog:ENOG410PPVP;~InterPro:IPR027417); translation: MAAAITSWVLNPIQSLTMSRRRTRKLWCTLSNDLQQSFPIECAADHDDIDTLKKKIWEEIREKIKNTIPHYSDLKLYSPVVQLNHEEKFRIDDGEFLRPRRMITTNPLFPESKDPDVDIVVVVSGDTTTRKRKRSESQATESDLICPREHTVSELAATLDEVNIVHIRGTPASGKTRLSELLRDHYRREGRKAFLITDWVKLNPMDPWGSFVELVKNWDEELQDSPITSFTSTSSEPKHDPSWVLTTNTVILVDEAQKTYSDTVLWNTIFKARQKSFCVYNFRLCLFCSYGSPGTGPDQTFFTPVTLFNKQRISLTPQSQPGSPSIGLFYSKEEFKDVVSRLIRFLSKQKEKFNFDEGALDYIFVLSGGHPGAVESLVNVIFENYRCDIKHRHLRILTEDHVIWFLEDTARVFDKLSRESVDRSFPRIERCTSEVSNILNKITEEGSVPFDLNDADIRFCYQNGWIHRVALDGDDIAVLPSRLHEKYIEYLIGTMSKPLPARFDSLQKLCKEILSKFSIMNLRNSAEGKKMSTASQPRPVEAQYQAEFYRGFVHTAGQGVPISTEWSRTRDGRVDFYIPEKKWAIELLRDHIEVNEHISRFKEGGKYHPWLKEKMVKDWIIIDCATSLPTKEFSEPKLWHAVFANDYSVLQLHNHQKALMMSVHLKN
- a CDS encoding transcription factor domain-containing protein (COG:K;~EggNog:ENOG410Q1CX;~InterPro:IPR036236,IPR013087,IPR007219;~PFAM:PF00096,PF04082;~antiSMASH:Cluster_8.4;~go_function: GO:0003677 - DNA binding [Evidence IEA];~go_function: GO:0008270 - zinc ion binding [Evidence IEA];~go_process: GO:0006351 - transcription, DNA-templated [Evidence IEA]), translated to MPTPGDATMVKAARSYQCQRCSRSFARLEHLQRHDRSHTKEKPFVCNDCPKSFTRKDLLARHIRLSHSPSEGPVNHHDVTAAPITPTTTTPLTEEQSAISGTHGPFQPMTNAPAEGAAAALNDPFNAMGPSSLYDGDDFTSFLDSISLPSHPFSVAYQPLPFFPVFTTGDHNNLHSPLDYVPNVSSEKDSAAANDAPTPSRSVLPRHGTHLPSLQPEGSSLQHNKARQPKDFVPVTAQYRDRIVASLRDYANVLPPNPSIPSRHALSRCVTGYFIGFHDHYPFMHIPTFSIDAMTLPLFLSMAALGARYCREPDTSNSLYQVAKVVTLEHIRRQFQSSKVTSQDDQNLLETVQSLLLLTSVSMWFEHNPPFQEALYIRSFMETLARQGGLNYLPDSDGSWESWIQRERVKRTKLIVFCFFNIQTIVFDLPPMILTEEIQLDLPCTEGEWQASNAALWQEECRQRKNEPKFQNALWSLFCRNPGGNEERGALESFTSLGGYVLIHAIIQNIWSMQKTCRMPGSRSQSLSPTEIVAFEQALERWCQCWERNQESSIDPMSPHGPLSFTSAALLRSAYIRLNVDFSSARQLKTWNPRQIAQSLRDNVCVQRSERLTRAALHCAHALSTPIKLGINFVAHTQVVLWSNQHALCSLECAVLLAKWLEVATAPGMYPGGLTEQEAKLLDFVIEMALETKHEASRDWLLENNTRLSATVTRLWARLFTADYIWEMVSLVGQSLNSYADILENESK